The genome window tacgGAGAGGCAATTAGGCATTAACTTCCACGTCAGCTAGTATGGCATTTACGTTACTTAATAACTTGCCgcttattataacaataagtaaCGAATTGTAGCAATGTCTACTTCAAATTCAAAAGTGAATCgtataatctataatataaaaatgaatcgcaaaatgtgttggtaagcgcataactcaacaacgcctggaccaatttggctaattcttttttgttgtgtttgttattgtcaggagaaggttcttatgaacaaaaaaatagggtaaagtagagaagtcagttgacgggagcgaagccgcgggcaaaagctagtttttgaataaaatataaggtACCAAATAGGTAGTAAGTTATAAATTCTTtgatacaaattaataaaaaaaaatattgaagccGACGTGCCATAGTTACGAATGTAATAGACTAGTACCTATCCGTAAATTGCCATgttatgtttattataataatcagtCATTAGTCTAATAAGTTAAGAATTATTAAgtcaaaaaaaatcttctaattaattacttaagtaaGTTATATATACATTTGAAGATAATTTTTCCACTACCGATAATATTGAATAGAATTAGCAATAACTTGTAACACCGTCAGGTCTCTTGTTGACGACAGCGTATGACCGAACGGTCCGATTTTTATGACGGTTAACGGGGCGTAGCGTAGTTTTTCATAGGCGTTTGTTAGCGCAACGGGCAGATATCCATTGCAACAAAACGTTGCTTCAAAACACGTCGCGTTAACACACATCCATACTAACCTACTACAAACTGCGCATCTACCCGTCGGCCTTTATAAAAATCGGTCCATGGTCCGTTGTTATTAACAAGAGTccataagaaaataattaagataCAATCTTCCTAGGAACAATGTTTACACGTATTCCTCCTTTCGGTCCAATAATAACTCGGCGGGGTTCGACTTGCAAGTTTCTGTCGGTATTTTTCGATGGCTCTATTCTAAACTTGGATAAAATCTTCGTGATGCATAGTAGAGACTGAAGTCTGCCAAACCGCATGCCTGAAACGAAAAATTTGACgtgttaaaaaaagaaagaataataagtattaaaaagGTACAAGTGACTTTGTGTGTTTATTTGCAACGCGTGGTTACGCACCATAGAAAAGAAAACTAGACAAAAACCTctgatatattatttaaagacagGAGATACTGAAGTTACAATTCCAAGTTGACAAGTCGACAAAGAAGTTCGACACAAGTTGACAGTCGCGGGCGACAATTagttaatgatatttttttcaactattTTAAACGGCGTTTTATGTCGGTTTTTAACGCCGAAGATGTTTTTAATAACTAATGTTTGTTTAGTTGACATCATTTGACACTTGACATCCTTATCAGGCTTCATGAACTCATTTTTTAATGAGAATAATTAACTGCTATTGAAGATTTGCTTACCTATGCAATTCCTTTGTCCAAGTCCGAATGGTAAGTACGCGCACGGGTGACGCTTGCCCACTTCCTCCGCATCGAATCTATCAGGGTTGAACTGTTTAGGATTGTCGTAATATTTCGGGTCGTAGTGAATGCCTCTTGGAGATATTAATACCATGGTATCCTTTTCAATGACGACATCAGTTCCAGGAATTTGGTAGTCTCTTGTAGCTTTCCTTTGCAGTGGTTCTACTATAGAGTACATACGGAGAGTTTCGTCAAAGACtttgttcaaatatttcatttccTTCACGGTGTCGTATGTTACTTTTCCATCACTAGCTTTTATTGCTTCATCTACTTCAGCTATCAACTTATTTTGGACGTCTTGATTAAGTGAGAGTTGGTATATCAAGTAGGACATTGTGGTTGCACTGGTTTCATATCCAGCAACGTAAAATACAAAAGCTTGGGCACATATAACTTCGTCAGTTATTTCAAGTGATGTTACTCCATCAAGATATTTGTTACTAGTTACCTCTCCCATTTGACGGAGTTCGAGTATGAGATCCATAAAATCGTTGCGGCCTGCAGGTTTGCCATTTCTTTGGCTAATAATGCTGTCCACAAGACTTTTGAAAAAATGTTGAACAGGAGTCGGGATAATTGAAAGATTGAGTTTTGCCAATAATTTAGGATACATATAATCCAATTCTATGGCATAACTTGGTTCTGAAATAATCTTGTCTACAATTTCTAGAGTCTGAACTTTATCGCTGATGCTGTTATAACTCACTCCGAAAGCACATGATGAGATCGTAGACATGGTGTACGTCTGGAGAAGGGAGTGAACTTCAAACTCTTGTTTTTTTTCACACTCTTTGCTCACGTGGTCAATAAAGTTATCAGCACCTTCATGCATAAGATAGAACATGTTTTTCAATTTACCAGATGTGAAAATAGGTGTAAATCTGTTTCTTAAGGCTCTCCACGTTTCTCCGTCAGCATGGAACAAGTTCTGTCCCAATCCTTCTTTGCTAAATTCCACACCACGATCACGGAACGCTTCAAAGTCTTTAATCATAATATGTTTAATCACATCCAAATCACGTACCAGTAGACAAGGTGTGGTCATTCTATACATTCCAACCACCTTTTCATCCGGAAACTGGTTGTAAATTTCTTCCATCACTATTCCTATATTTTTCTTGCGAAGGGTTGAATCCTTCAAGTTTCCGAAAAATACAGTTGGTTCCGGCCCACGAACATTTCGTTTCTTCCAATAGTTAAATGTtcttgtaaaatataaataaagggtaACGATTAACACTGATAGCACTGCCGGTAGATATAAGACCCACATTTTGAGGAGCTGTTTACACAACCGTTGATGACCTTGTTATGAATAGTAAAACTCGCGGCTGGTTTTATATACCACGAAAAAACTGGATATCGATAATGTGACTTATAAATCTCCGCTCTGCTATCATCTATCTACTATTGAAACGCATTGTTTGTGTGTGTTATCTTATaatatttacgaaatagtatTGTCATGACTTATCAAGCTTAATCTAGTCAGTGCAACCAGACATGCTTTAGTGGTTACACGTGCCTTTAATTATAGGACAGTCGACCGACGCACGGTGGATCGAAAATCGGCTGTAGAAGACATAGGATCTCGATgtcttaaatgttttttttttgctggaaATTACTTCTGCCGATCATTACTGTTCTATAAAATGTCATATGAAGTAATTGTGTGCACAAATGGAAgagttataatttttataagaaaaaaatgtatggagcTGACATGAAAAATGAGGATATCTCTGGAATCGCAAGGTTGGCCGTTATATCCTTGCACTCTGTTatagtactatttatttatgaatttttgACATACTTCATATCGCGGCATCACTtgcgatttaaaaaaaaaatcgcaaaataaaaaataaaaaatgtttatgatATGTTCATTTTAATGCTTAAATATGGCTATACCAAGTGtaacttacaatattttttatgcttattTGAAATGACATGGTAATTATGacttacataataatgtaaTCTTGACTAATACCTCAAGTCCACATTAACTAATgattaataaaacttaatacctacatacctGTTAAAAGGATACGTGCCATAATGAGGGTAATTAGATAAACGTGATCATTACTCAATTACAATAAATGGTAAACTATtgtatgattaaaaataaaagtaaattatataaaaaaatgaacttAACCTACCctaacataaacaataaaagttaacttattttataattcGTCACCATCAGAATCCACTTCAGAACTCTGTCGGAGCTTCCTGATCCTGAAGTTTCAATAGTTCTACTGTTTCCTTAAAGTATGTCTGCCGCTTGTGGGCATCTAATTTTGGTCTTGTGAAAGAAATTAGAGGATCAGAAGAGATGATAAGCATATTGAGGATATCCTCGTTTGATGCTTGTCGACTCTTTTTCCTCGAATGGTGTTCTCTGAACCTCCTAAAGTCTTTGTTTCGGGCCTCTGAAGCTTCTTCCGAAAGACTTCCAATTGGTACAATAGCATTTTCTGCAATTATGTCCCCTCCGTGAATCAACAATTTGTGGACGGTTGATGACATATCATACCAATCAGACAGTTCCACGTATTTTTCAGCGGTTGTTCCAGCGTATTCTTTAAATTTCGGCACGTCTATAATCTCTCCAGATGTGATAGCTTGCAGAATCACAGAAAATCTGCGTATTAGGTCTTCATCTAATCCAGTGATCGCTGCAGTTTTATCAGGAAATTCAAAAAACCGCCTTGCTGTGTTCCCGTCATTAGTTGTGCCTGATCCTTGCTTAACGATGTCAATCAAAAGGTTGAGATCATCTTTGAATCGATCTTGAATGAGTTTTTTTCGTGAATGCAATAACTCTTGATGACCTTCTCCTCTTGCAGACCACTTTTTGAAGTCGAGACGATACGCTATGTGTAAAAGACATTCCATCACATTAATGCGGGCATGAAGTGTTGATAATCCGAACTCATACACACCAGAAGAAATGGTTTTTGACGCAATGACATCTAACTTATTCATTTCTGTAGGCTTAGCCAAACACAGGTAGCAGGCCGCATTTGACTTAGCTTCAGACAGATATGTACAAATTTTGCCGTCAATCATCGTCATCATTAATTTGTGACTAACTTCATGTCCTTGACATTTTGAGGGAACGAGAGCTTCAATTTCGTTATCCATTGCAGTTTTTTCATTTATGACAACGTCTTTGGTTTCTTTCACAAAACTAAACTGGACTGGACGGCAATACATAGGTGAGCAGGGTTTTGGATTCACCCATACGGTATCACCGTCAGCTGTCAACTTTAATGGAACCAAAGACGTCATAAATATGCTGGAATCATCTTGACCACTCTCTATGTTTTGCTTATATCTACTTTGGTTAGATGCACCGTCAAATCCCCACTTTGATATTAatatcaattgtttattttgtatcgCATCAGGACTACGAATAGTTTCAAAAATTCTGTTCACTGTTAAATCTAGTAACGCTTGTAGTGCAATCTTAGCAGATGAATCCGTTACAGTCACAAATGCCTTCGGAGGGTAGCACTGTAGCTTAGCTTTTTGCACTTTATAGTAAGAAGGATATATCTCCTTTGAACCTTCTCGAATAGTCGTTTCCCTTAATGTGATATATTGCCATTTCGATAGTTTTAATGAAAGTAGCAAACCCAGTGCTTTTTCTGGTGAAAATATTGTTGAAGGAGCTGGTTTGTTCAACATTTCCTTAATTTTTGCTGCTGCTTCTGGATTTTGGAGCATATGTTCAATAACAGATGCAATATCCTCACGACCATCTCCTTTCAAAAGTGCTGCAGCTGAATAAGCTACTTCATTAGGGTCATCGCCTTTATATTCATCAGATCGTCTCTTTTTCTGCTTGTTACTTAGATCTTCAAACGGCTTTCTAGATCTTTTTGTCATCGTTGAAGTTGATTTCATTGTTGAAGTTGATGGTACAGGTTCAGGTACAGGTTCAGTAGAAATATTTTCACTTGTTGATTCTTTAATGAGCAAATTGGTTTGCACGCAGTTTGGCCAGTCAATATTTGCCTCAAGCCAATTACTGTAATCACGTCTAAAAACTTCACTATTTCTGTGGGATCGTAACCATCTCTTTTGAACTGCCCTTGTAAATCTTCGacaaaattctttcacggtAACACTGTCTTCGTCTGAAAGGCTAGGGCCCAGTCGAATAACAAGTGTGTTGAACAATATTTCGTGATCGAAAGACAAAGCATCCTGATTTCTcagaataacaaaaaaatccaaatTTGTAATAATGCTTTCCATTATTCACGGTAACTGAGTAAAAAGACACGGTAGGATAGATGTTAGTATAGAAATGCTCTAAATGAACTGAAGTTGTGAATCCAATGTTTGactatttattgttattgactaATGATGGTATCACATTTATCTAATTACTTTCATTAAGCTAATCCTGCACTTATTGCTAAATTAGCGAGTACCCCAAATTATTCTGGTACGTATCCTTTTAACTAGgtattaagttttattaatcATTAGCTAATGTGGACTTGAGGCATTAGACAAGATACATATTACGTAATTCATAATTACCatataatttcaaatgaaaatcACAAAGTAGGTAATACGACTTTGTGAtttcttagaatattttggtctaagcataaaaaatattgtaatttacacTTGGTATAGCCATATTTAAGCATTAAAATGAACATatcataaacattttttatttttaattttgacgatttaaaaaaaaaatcgcaagtGATGCCGCAATATGAAGTATGTcaaaaaatcacaaataaatagtACTATAACAGAGTGCAAGGATATAACGGCCAACCTTGCGATTCCAGAGATATCCTCATTTTTCATGTCAGCTCCTGTATGGAGCTGACATGAAAATTTGatgattaatgatttttttcttataaaaattataactcTTCCGTTTGTGCACACAATTACTTCATATGACATTTTATAGAACAGTAATGATCGGCAGAAGTCATttccagcaaaaaaaaaaaaacatttaaaacatcGAGATCCTATGTCTTCTAGAGCCGATTTTCGATCTACCGTGCGACGTCGCCATCGTTTCACCTCGACGGCATGTATCGAGTTTTAAAAAACCAAAGAACATAATAGAGATCTTTGAGAACCTAACTTCGTTTTACTTTGCTTTCAAATATCAATTCATATTAATTCTTCTTAATTTTTGATGGTGCTTATAATAGCTAGTATCCTATAAAGTTATCTTGGGTAATCTTAGCACAACTAGAAAATGGATCTATACTGTTTCAGTTATACAGTTTAATAATGTTAGCACCCATGATCTATAGAGGTACCTCAGATTAGAAGGGAATGTAATTTCAATGCATATGATTAGTTGAAACATACACAGGAAATTCATGGAGCAGATATCTTAGATTTGTTTGTAATTCACCAAACTAAATATACCTTTTGTGAATAATTATACCTTCAATGTCATTTAAATgacttataaaatatgtaacattTTCATGTGAAACGGTTTTGTAAATAGGGTCCAAGCGACTGGGAGTTAGGGCCCCAGAGACAGGAGCCGGAGACCGGCCACGCCACGCCTATATGTATTGCAATGTGTTCTTGGatgatataaaaacaaaactggatAAAACATTCTCGGGGCTATATCAAGTTGGGTATTTCATAAAAAAGACTACGAACGTCCAATGCGAGGATAACATGCCTACGGAAAAAAATGGCTTTTACTTTTTGACATTCCCCTGCTCATGATTCAGTGTTGATGAcaattaacaagaaaataaaatcaaagtccATAGTATTGTTGTTGATGCATGGAGTGGTATATCTTGAATggaataatttgttttaatgattaaaaacaatatcaatacctactcaaatagtATCCCAGAGTTTTCTTCAGTAATAATGAGTCTCATTATTATATCTAGATACCGTCGATTACATTTTATCCCATGGCTAAATAGATATTCAGATAGGACTTCAAACAACCGTCGATACCAAAGATTTAAATATCATTTAAGCTTCACGATAGATATCTAGTTTATAGTCATGTTGAGTTGTCAGGGGAGACATTGTGTGGACGGCTAGACAAGGAAAATGGCAGACTTGTCGCCGCCAGCGAAAGCTGAATGAGATCGAGGCTGAACATAATGAAAGCATCTTCGCCATGAATGGAAAACAAATATTCGCTGAGTTTgaacaaaaatttacataaaaagcaaaaaatatttaaaacacactctttgatatattttttggcAGTCAGCCCAGCATTCATTAGTAGACATAGTCAGACAACTAGTTATACCAAGGTGTTTCAATCCGGTACCCGCGTCAATTCAGCGAGTAGCTCTGCTGATGTCAAAGtaattgagaaaaggctagatgATACTTTAAGAGTATGGTAGTGGCAAAGAAACAGCTTATAATATGGGTTCAATGTCTTAATCATATGCCGTTCAAATGTTTATGTATTGACAGGTGAAAACAAGTTCCAAAACAACTCAGTAATACCACGTGCATTTTGATAACAACTTGTTGTGAATAATAACGGGTCCAATCAGTATGATAGGATATTTTGACGCTAATCGTAATCTTTGAATGACTGACGTTGTTGTCTTTTCGAACATCTAAATCCTATGAGTGTAACTATAGTTCCAGTTGTATTAGGTTTTCAATATagcagtttatttatattgcattGCACGAATGTAAGTTTATTGTCTTGATACTGAATTAAAGCAATGGGTTTGTAGCTTGAAGGGCTAGATTTTATACCATAAATCGCAGAAGAGTTACCTTATATACGTATCTGTATAAAACAGAAAGGTTAATGAGTCACTCATTACGATATCTCAGAAACTACAAATGCCAGGAGTTTCTGCACGAGGTGTTTACTAAGACGAGATTTCAAAAAGGGTTAACATGGTTTTAATTGTGGAATACACGTGGACGAAACCGCTTTCAGAGCATTTTCTACGAATAATGAGGGATTCTTCATTCTGTCAGAGAGGTGCACAGCATAttcttttttattacttaacgTAATTACTTCGTACGTTAATTGTACATTGTAAAATGGATCCGGGTTTCTTCAAATACCTGACTTCGGCTGATAAACAAACTGTTGAATAGGACAGCAATCTGAGACGACTGCTATATATGCTGTATAGGGTGTCACATCGCAAAGTGCTTGCCtccatgttattttattttgagttttcCTTTAAAAATTGATGCTTATGTGGTGTTTGTTCTATAGACGCAGCTCAGGGCTGACGCAGATGTTGCGCGCGCGCAGAAGCTGGAGAGAGGAGCGCGCGCGGCCAGCGGGCGACGCGGCCACCATCCCGCGCGCCCTCTAGACCTACACACACCCCTAGGCACTGCACTATATACGGTATGgtgaaacattatttatagaaatactTTTTGAAGTTTTGAATAATGAATAGGCTCGGTGTCACCACGTCTAGCTATATCATCTCTGTGTAACCAAATAACCAGCATTTCTTTACAAACAATTAACAATTGCCGGTATTGACACCGTCAGTAGTCGCTCGGGCAAAACGAGCGTAAAATCTGCCAGTGTGAAAAGGCTGCGAGCGTTCAACAGCCccccttatttataaataccttgtaaatttcttaaataatattaataaataactagtttgttgttttgttacagGTCGGTCATGAAAAATCTTGCCCATTTGCTGGCTGTCCCTATCAGCGATCACGTGGTAACTTTCATCTCTCTAGTAGCCGCGATCACACTGCTCTCGCGGACGACAGGTCAGTTACAGTcacttttattaattaactttattactAAGTAGACACTGCTGATAACACGAAACAAAGATAAGAATATAAGTAAGTAACTGTCAACGTTGGTTTCTCGTGTCTTAAGGTAAATTTTTGCTAGAACTTTTAATAAGTTTCctgtataattttgtataaagataggactgtaaagttaaaaaataagaaaatatttgattcgAGATGGGAATCTCTTTCAATTTATCGCCTCTTCAAGGGACTAATGCTAGTTATCTGTCTTTTAAGGTTCCGTAGTTACAACCAAGGGAAAGGAATGTTTAAATCTTCTAATAAAAGGCATTCCATGTTACTTGACTTAAGAGCTCCTCCCGACCTCATTTCACGGACCTTGAGACATTTCTGCTATTCCCTGTAGGAACAATAAAaagaatgaaagaaagaaaacgaGAATACGCTTGTCTTGAATCTACTTGTAGTTCAGTAATCGATACTCTTGAAGTTTTGCAGTCTTGTGACATTTCTCCTTTCATTCCTGAATTTCATTTCTTAGAAAACTGAATACTTTAAGTCACCATTCAATGTACTTGATGTAGATAGATTTTATGTCAAATAAAAGGAATGATTTTGTGATGACAAACAGTCTCAGTATCCTGTACTTATATTACTGCCATCCGATCACAATTAATGCTTTAATATACGCGAAAACAGGAGTGGTATTAACAATTCTAATCGGACACCCACTCAGAATTGCAAATCCTTCTAATTTAGTTTGTGAGAAGTGAGGGTGATTCGTACGCGACTGCTCTTAGTTCTTCCTGTATTACTCATATAGTTATATACAGATTTTCATGGAAATAAGGGAAAGTAGAACTAACATCagcttcaaaaaaatatttggtaggTTACTTATTCGAAtgaaaaatctattttaataaaaataatactatttaAACTGTCAGCCAACCagcattacataatattaaaaactattaaCATACAACCTCTATAGTACTTATCCCAAAGTGTGAAACGTATTGGcattatataaacaaaatcCCTTAAAACCAGAATTAGCTGTCATATTTGAGaagcaattttaataattccaaccataaagttttgtttacattttgatAATGTTAAGACAAGTTGGAACGTTAAGTAAATAACAGTATGATGAGGAATAATACTGTTTACACACAAAATAACgttttaaatatagaatagGCGCCGATACACGTGCTTCGAAGATCATATAACCTTGACAATGATTTGGATGACCAAAACAACCTTAGGTTACATTTTTTATCACGTTTCTTACTTATCGTGAGGAATGGAGGAGTGAA of Helicoverpa zea isolate HzStark_Cry1AcR chromosome 15, ilHelZeax1.1, whole genome shotgun sequence contains these proteins:
- the LOC124636875 gene encoding cytochrome P450 6B7; this encodes MWVLYLPAVLSVLIVTLYLYFTRTFNYWKKRNVRGPEPTVFFGNLKDSTLRKKNIGIVMEEIYNQFPDEKVVGMYRMTTPCLLVRDLDVIKHIMIKDFEAFRDRGVEFSKEGLGQNLFHADGETWRALRNRFTPIFTSGKLKNMFYLMHEGADNFIDHVSKECEKKQEFEVHSLLQTYTMSTISSCAFGVSYNSISDKVQTLEIVDKIISEPSYAIELDYMYPKLLAKLNLSIIPTPVQHFFKSLVDSIISQRNGKPAGRNDFMDLILELRQMGEVTSNKYLDGVTSLEITDEVICAQAFVFYVAGYETSATTMSYLIYQLSLNQDVQNKLIAEVDEAIKASDGKVTYDTVKEMKYLNKVFDETLRMYSIVEPLQRKATRDYQIPGTDVVIEKDTMVLISPRGIHYDPKYYDNPKQFNPDRFDAEEVGKRHPCAYLPFGLGQRNCIGMRFGRLQSLLCITKILSKFRIEPSKNTDRNLQVEPRRVIIGPKGGIRVNIVPRKIVS
- the LOC124637216 gene encoding uncharacterized protein LOC124637216 — translated: MKSTSTMTKRSRKPFEDLSNKQKKRRSDEYKGDDPNEVAYSAAALLKGDGREDIASVIEHMLQNPEAAAKIKEMLNKPAPSTIFSPEKALGLLLSLKLSKWQYITLRETTIREGSKEIYPSYYKVQKAKLQCYPPKAFVTVTDSSAKIALQALLDLTVNRIFETIRSPDAIQNKQLILISKWGFDGASNQSRYKQNIESGQDDSSIFMTSLVPLKLTADGDTVWVNPKPCSPMYCRPVQFSFVKETKDVVINEKTAMDNEIEALVPSKCQGHEVSHKLMMTMIDGKICTYLSEAKSNAACYLCLAKPTEMNKLDVIASKTISSGVYEFGLSTLHARINVMECLLHIAYRLDFKKWSARGEGHQELLHSRKKLIQDRFKDDLNLLIDIVKQGSGTTNDGNTARRFFEFPDKTAAITGLDEDLIRRFSVILQAITSGEIIDVPKFKEYAGTTAEKYVELSDWYDMSSTVHKLLIHGGDIIAENAIVPIGSLSEEASEARNKDFRRFREHHSRKKSRQASNEDILNMLIISSDPLISFTRPKLDAHKRQTYFKETVELLKLQDQEAPTEF